The following proteins come from a genomic window of Sorghum bicolor cultivar BTx623 chromosome 3, Sorghum_bicolor_NCBIv3, whole genome shotgun sequence:
- the LOC8054628 gene encoding DNA (cytosine-5)-methyltransferase DRM2, whose translation MAHCVGDSDGSDNFEWDSDGDGEEAASFNAAGASSSAMASTNADAPGPSTRVANGNGKAGPSASLVHKYMDMGFPEEIVLKAMKDNGDNGADSLVELLLTYQELGNDLKVDNGFASGCVPQNVDDSDDDDILENWDDEDAGGRSTGVANSVDDSGDEDFLHEMSQTDEKVYSLVKMGFPEDEAALAVTRCGQDASISVLVDSIYASQTAGDVYCGNLSDYEDNSYGGRNKGRFMDANKKRRKRYEGQAHGSRGPLDGSSDEPMPLPHPMVGFSLPHQCTRPVDRSLPSQAMGPPYFYYENVALAPKGVWTTISRFLYDIQPEFVDSKYFCAAARKRGYIHNLPLENRSPLLPIPPKKISEAFPHTKRWWPSWDPRRQFNCLQTCVSSAKLLERIRVALTNSSDPPPPRVQKFVLEECRKWNLAWVGLNKVAPLEPDEMEFLLGFPKDHTRGISRRERYRSLGNSFQVDTVAYHLSVLKDMYPQGMNVLSLFSGIGGAEVALHRLGIRMKTVISVEKSEVNRTILKSWWDQTQTGLLIEICDVQTLTSERIEAYVRRIGGFDLVIGGSPCNNLTGSNRYHRDGLEGEHSSLFYHYVRILDSVKSIMERL comes from the exons ATGGCG CACTGTGTTGGCGACAGTGATGGTAGTGACAACTTCGAATGGGATAGTGACGGCGATGGGGAGGAGGCAGCGAGCTTCAACGCTGCTGGTGCCAGTTCATCAGCAATGGCATCAACGAACGCTGATGCTCCAGGCCCATCTACACGG GTTGCTAATGGCAATGGGAAGGCTGGGCCATCTGCCTCTTTGGTTCATAAGTATATGGACATGGGTTTCCCAGAAGAGATTGTTCTGAAGGCCATGAAGGACAATG GGGATAATGGAGCAGATTCATTAGTTGAGCTTCTTCTTACTTACCAG GAACTAGGCAATGACCTCAAAGTGGATAATGGCTTTGCTTCTGGTTGTGTCCCCCAAAATGTTgacgatagtgatgatgatgacattCTAGAAAACTGGGATGATGAGGATGCTGGTGGTAGAAGCACCGGGGTTGCTAACTCGGTTGATGATTCTGGAGATGAG GATTTCTTACATGAGATGTCACAGACGGACGAGAAAGTTTATTCCTTAGTTAAAATGGGGTTTCCTGAAGACGAGGCTGCACTGGCTGTTACTAGATGCG GGCAGGATGCATCTATTTCGGTTCTGGTGGATTCAATATATGCTTCACAGACTGCAGGAGATGTTTACTGTGGCAATTTGTCTGACTATGAG GATAATTCCTACGGAGGGAGAAACAAAGGAAGGTTCATGGATGCGAACaaaaaaaggagaaagagaTATGAAGGTCAAGCACACGGAAGTAGAGGCCCATTGGATGGTAGCTCTGATGAACCCATGCCTCTCCCACATCCAATGGTTGGATTTAGTTTGCCACACCAGTGCACAAGGCCAGTGGACAGATCACTGCCTTCACAAGCTATGGGTCCACCATACTTCTACTATGAGAACGTTGCTCTTGCTCCAAAAGGTGTTTGGACTACCATATCAAGATTCTTGTATGATATTCAGCCAGAGTTTGTGGACTCGAAGTACTTCTGTGCTGCTGCCAGGAAAAGAGGTTATATACACAATCTGCCACTTGAGAACAGGTCACCTCTCCTCCCCATACCTCCAAAGAAAATATCAGAAGCATTTCCTCATACCAAGAGGTGGTGGCCATCATGGGACCCAAGACGACAGTTCAATTGCCTCCAGACTTGTGTGTCTAGTGCAAAACTGTTAGAGAGGATTCGTGTAGCTCTTACAAACAGTTCAGATCCACCTCCTCCAAGAGTTCAGAAGTTTGTGTTGGAGGAGTGTAGgaaatggaatctcgcttgggTTGGCTTAAACAAGGTTGCTCCTCTAGAGCCTGATGAGATGGAGTTTCTACTCGGTTTTCCGAAGGATCACACCAGAGGTATCAGCAGGAGAGAGAGGTACCGATCTCTAGGAAATTCATTTCAAGTTGATACTGTTGCTTACCATCTCTCGGTCCTCAAGGATATGTACCCACAAGGCATGAATGTACTGTCTTTATTCTCTGGTATTGGAGGAGCAGAGGTGGCTCTCCACAGGCTTGGTATACGCATGAAAACAGTTATTTCAGTAGAGAAGTCTGAGGTCAATAGGACGATTCTGAAGAGTTGGTGGGATCAGACGCAGACTGGTCTTTTAATTGAGATTTGTGATGTGCAGACATTGACATCTGAGAGGATCGAGGCATATGTTAGAAGAATTGGTGGCTTTGATCTTGTGATTGGTGGAAGTCCCTGTAACAATCTTACTGGGAGCAACCGTTACCACAGAGATGGTTTGGAGGGCGAGCATTCTTCGTTATTCTACCACTATGTTAGGATCTTAGACTCTGTCAAGTCCATCATGGAGCGTTTGTAG
- the LOC8054629 gene encoding uncharacterized protein LOC8054629, with the protein MPFGLGWPRKEIWPGLAIPPLSTPGTKPDLLPSGTESGVRRRSRAPRAVETLQLHAVVEATAATAGRCETTATRPTPTLCPSPSSSSFSPISPPPFRVGEGEPPPSWDPVPTPEGTWL; encoded by the exons ATGCCGTTCGGTTTGGGCTggcccaggaaagaaatctggcCTGGTTTGGCCATTCCACCCCTTTCCACGCCTGGAACAAAACCCGACCTCCTACCCTCCGGAACGGAGTCAGGCGTGAGACGGCGCAGTCGAGCACCACGAGCAGTCGAGACCCTGCAGCTGCATGCCGTAGTGGaggcgacggcggcgacggcggggcGGTGCGAGACGACGGCGACGCGACCGACTCCAACCCTATGTCCTTCCCCTTCTTCTTCGTCCTTCTCGCCG ATCTCTCCTCCACCATTTAGAGTTGGGGAAGGTGAACCTCCGCCTTCTTGGGATCCAGTACCAACTCCAGAAG GGACATGGCTTTGA